Proteins encoded within one genomic window of Haladaptatus sp. QDMS2:
- the meaB gene encoding methylmalonyl Co-A mutase-associated GTPase MeaB, which translates to MSATASLVDDLLAGKHRALARTITKIENRSPGYRELVSQLHAHTGDAEVVGVTGSPGAGKSTLVDQMAKVYRDQGFTVGVIAVDPSSPYTGGAVLGDRIRMASTVGDMDVFFRSMSARGSLGGLSTATADAVKALDAFGKDKIIIETVGAGQNEIDIVRTADTVAVLVPPASGDDIQMLKAGILEIGDVFVVNKADLDGADRTVQELKEMIHMRDSDDDWEPLVVETIAKSGEGIAEFLDALSEHYAYLEDSGRLEEKARTRYAEEIRALLRADIGSLISEEVEDQGGIEALVDEVVAREADPYTIADRIMEPLEDCVSERRQS; encoded by the coding sequence ATGAGTGCGACAGCGAGTCTCGTAGACGACCTGCTGGCTGGCAAACACCGGGCGCTCGCGCGGACCATCACGAAAATCGAGAACCGCTCGCCGGGCTACCGCGAGCTGGTCTCACAATTACACGCCCACACCGGCGACGCGGAAGTCGTCGGCGTCACGGGCAGTCCCGGCGCGGGGAAATCGACGCTCGTCGACCAGATGGCGAAAGTTTACCGCGACCAGGGGTTCACCGTCGGCGTCATCGCCGTCGACCCTTCCTCGCCGTACACGGGCGGGGCCGTCCTCGGCGACCGCATCCGAATGGCTTCGACGGTCGGCGACATGGACGTGTTCTTCCGGTCGATGAGCGCCCGCGGCAGCCTCGGCGGTCTCTCTACGGCCACCGCAGACGCGGTCAAAGCGCTCGACGCCTTCGGCAAGGATAAAATCATCATCGAGACGGTCGGTGCGGGACAGAACGAAATCGACATCGTTCGCACCGCGGACACCGTCGCCGTCCTCGTGCCGCCCGCGAGCGGCGACGACATCCAGATGCTGAAAGCCGGCATCCTCGAAATCGGCGACGTGTTCGTCGTGAACAAAGCCGACCTGGATGGCGCAGACCGCACGGTCCAGGAGCTAAAGGAGATGATTCACATGCGCGATTCGGACGACGACTGGGAGCCACTGGTCGTCGAAACCATCGCCAAGTCGGGCGAGGGCATTGCGGAGTTCCTCGACGCGCTCTCCGAGCACTACGCGTATCTCGAAGACTCGGGCCGCCTCGAAGAGAAAGCCCGGACCCGCTACGCAGAGGAGATTCGGGCGCTCTTGCGGGCCGATATTGGCTCGCTCATCAGCGAGGAAGTCGAAGACCAGGGCGGCATCGAGGCACTGGTGGACGAAGTCGTCGCCCGCGAGGCAGACCCCTACACTATCGCCGACCGAATCATGGAACCGCTCGAAGACTGCGTGAGCGAGCGCCGTCAGTCCTAA
- a CDS encoding cobalamin B12-binding domain-containing protein, which produces MSTEQAQRPIRCLVAKVGLDGHDRGAHVIARAFRDAGFEVIYSGLHKAPDEVVQATVQEDADVLGISILSGAHNTLVPKIIDGLKEYDAFDDTLILVGGIIPDKDKKALREAGVDAVFGPGSAMEDTIKFVRENVPARD; this is translated from the coding sequence ATGAGTACAGAGCAAGCACAGCGACCGATTCGGTGTCTCGTAGCGAAAGTGGGTCTCGACGGCCACGACCGCGGCGCACACGTCATTGCTCGCGCCTTCCGCGACGCCGGATTCGAGGTCATCTACTCGGGGCTACACAAGGCCCCCGACGAAGTCGTGCAGGCGACGGTCCAGGAGGACGCAGACGTCCTGGGCATCTCCATCCTCTCTGGCGCACACAACACCCTCGTCCCGAAAATCATCGACGGCCTGAAGGAGTACGACGCCTTCGACGACACGCTCATTCTCGTCGGCGGAATCATCCCGGACAAGGACAAGAAGGCACTGCGGGAAGCGGGCGTCGACGCCGTCTTCGGGCCGGGCTCTGCGATGGAAGACACCATCAAATTCGTCCGCGAGAACGTCCCCGCTCGCGACTGA